The genomic region TGGCCCTGGGTGTCTGGTATGGCAGCATGGACAACGGGCACTGGCAGCCCCGCCAGTGGCTCGATGGCTTCATGTCGGCCGACAAGCCGGTAGAATCATCGCCTTCTGTGCGTCGCGCCTCCGGCAAGGTCACCGAGCCGGTCACCTGGAGCTGGGCGCCCGCAGAGCAGGCACCTGCCGCCGGTGCGGCAGGTTCGGAGTGAAGCTACCCAGACTGGAAGATGACTGCACACGCAGGCGAAGAAAGGCCCTCGACCACCCATCCCGATCCCATGCCGGTAGGCCCCGGACAGCGCCGCCGCACCCGCCAGGTGGTGGTGCGCTGGGATGACAACCAGGTCCTGATCGGCAGCGACGGACCGGTGGTCGTGCAGTCGATGACCAACACCGACACCGCCGAGGCCATCGCCACGGCCATCCAGACCCGCGCGCTGGCCAAGGCCGGCTCCGAGCTGGTCCGCATCACCGTCAACACCCCGGCCGCCGCAGCCGAAGTCCCCGCCATCCGCGAACAGCTCGATCGCATGGGCTGCAAGGTGCCGCTGGTGGGCGACTTCCACTACAACGGCCACAAGCTGCTGCACGACTTCCCCGAGTGCGCTGAGGCACTGTCCAAGTACCGCATCAACCCGGGCAACGTGGGCAGCAGCGCCAAGCGTGACGACAACTACCGCGCCATGGTCGAGGCCGCCTGCCGTCACGGCAAACCGGTGCGCATCGGCGTCAACTGGGGCTCGCTTGACCAGTCCGTGCTGGCGCGCCTGATGGACGCCAACTCGGCCCGCGCCCAGCCCTGGGACGCCCAGGCCGTTATGCGCGAGGCGCTTGTCACCTCTGCCATCGAAAGCGCCCAGGAGGCCGAACGCATCGGCCTTCCCGGCGACGCCATCGTGCTGTCGGCCAAGGTCTCCAACGTGCAGGACGTGGTGGCCGTCTATACCGAACTGGCCCGCCGCTGCGACTACCCGCTGCACGTCGGCCTGACCGAAGCCGGCATGGGCAGCAAGGGCATCGTGGCCTCTTCCGCCGCGCTGTCGCTGCTGCTGCAGCAGGGCATCGGCGACACCATCCGCATCTCGCTCACGCCTGAGCCGGGCGGCGACCGCAGCAAGGAAGTGGTGGTCGCACAGGAGATCCTGCAGTCGCTGGGCCTGCGCTCGTTTGCCCCCATGGTGGTGGCCTGCCCGGGCTGCGGCCGCACCAGCAGCACATTCTTCCAGGAACTGGCCGACCGCATCCAGCGCTACCTGCGCGAGCAGATGCCGGTCTGGAGCACGCAGTATCCGGGCGTGGAGAACATGAACGTGGCCGTCATGGGCTGCATCGTCAACGGCCCGGGCGAGTCCAAGCACGCCGACATCGGCATCTCGTTGCCTGGTGCCGACGAGTCCCCGGTGGCGCCGGTCTACATCGACGGCGAGCGCACCGTGACCCTGAAGGGCGACCACATCGCCGAAGAGTTCCAGGCCATCGTCGAGAACTACGTCGAGCGCCGCTACGGCGCCAAGGCATAAGCGCTTTCCGGGGAGTAGGGCGTCTTCCATCGAAGTCTTCCTCCAGCAATCGCAGCGCTTCGGGGTGGGGTGCCTCCACAGGCGCTCTGGAAGCGAAGCGGACAGCATGAGCCGAGGAAGGCACCCCGCCCCGGAGCGCCGCTCAGCGGAGTCGTCCTGCAAAAAGCACGGTCCCCCACCGAAGCCGTCCTGCAAAAAGCACACCCCCGCGACGAAGCCGTCTTCCCCGGCATTCTCCGCTAGAATGTCGAGCTTGCCTTGCATTTCCACACTGACAAGCCGCGCAACCCTTGCGCGCAGGAACCCGCACAACCCCTATGGCAGCTCAAAAACTCGCCGGCGTCAAAGGCATGAACGACCTGCTGCCGCAGACCTCGGCGCGCTGGCAGCGCTTCGAGGAAATCGTCGCCTCCTGGGCGCGCAGCTATGGCTACAGCCAGATCCGCACGCCCATCGTCGAACCCACCCCCCTGTTCGCCCGGGGCCTGGGCACCGTCACCGACATCGTCGAAAAGGAGATGTACTCCTTCCGCGATGCCCTCAACGGTGAGGAACTCACCCTGCGTCCCGAAGGCACCGCCGGCGTGGTGCGTGCCGTCATCGAGCACAACCTGCTCTATGATGGTCCGCGGCGCCTCTGGTACCTGGGGCCCATGTTCCGGCACGAGCGCCCCCAGCGCGGCCGCTATCGCCAGTTCCATCAGGTGGGCGTCGAGGCACTGGGCTATGGCGGCCCCGAAGTCGATGCCGAAGTCATCGCCATGGGCCAGCGTCTCTGGGATGACCTGGGTATCGAAGGGCTGCAGCTGCAGATCAACTCCATTGGCGATGCGCCCGAGCGCGCCCGCCATCGTCAGGACCTGATCGACCACTTCGAGAAGCATGCCGAACTGCTGGACGAGGAGGCCAAACGACGGCTGCACGCCAACCCGCTGCGCATTCTCGACAGCAAGAACCCGGCCATGCAGGAGATCATCGAGCAGGCGCCGCGCCTGATCGACTACCTGGAAGGCCCGTCGCGCGAGCATTTCGAGCAGCTGCGCGGCTATCTGGCGCGGCTGGGCATCGAGGCCACGCTGAATCCGCGTCTCGTGCGCGGCATGGACTACTACAACCGCACCGTCTTCGAGTGGGTCACCGATCGGCTGGGCGCGCAGGCCACGGTCTGTGGCGGCGGTCGCTACGATGCGCTCATCGAGATGCTGGGCGGCAAGCCGGCCCCTGCCTGCGGCTTTGCCATCGGGGTCGAGCGTCTGCTGGATCTGGTCGAGCAGGCCGGCGGCCTGGGCGAGGGTGATGCGCCCGACGTCTACCTCATCAGCAGCGGCGACGGCACGATGGCGGCTGCGCTGCACACGGCCGAGGCGCTGCGTGCCCGGGGCATCGAGGTGCTGATGCACGCCGGCGGCGGCAGCTTCAAGTCGCAGTTCAAGCGGGCCGGGGCCAGCGGGGCCCACCTGGCGCTGGTCATCGGCGAAGACGAGCTGAAGGCCGGCGAGGCAACCCTGAAATGGCTGCGCGAGGGCGAAGCCGGGCAGGGCGGCCGGCAGGTGCGCATCCGTCTCGACGACGCGCCCGAGGCCGTGGGTCGTGCCCTGCTGGGCCAGACCGACGAGGACTGAGCGGCGGCTGCGACACGGCGCCGCCCACCTTACATCGAACAGAAACAGGAAGATCTCATGGCATACAACCTTCAGGATCAGGAACAGATCGACGAACTGAAGGCGTTCTGGGCCAACAACGGCAACCGTCTGATGTGGCTGGCCGTCATCGCGCTGGCGGTCTTTGCCGGCTGGCGTGCCTGGAACTGGTACCACGACAGCCAGGCCCAGGATGCTGCCCGCGAGTACGCTGGCCTGCTGTCGGCGGCCGACTCCGGCAAGATCGAGCAGGTCCGCGAGCGCTATGACGCCATCCAGAAAGGCTATGGCAGCAGCGTCTATGCCGGCATGGCCGGTCTGCGCGCGGCCGAGGCCTTTGCCAAGGCCAATCAGCCCGATGCCGCCGTGGCTGCGCTGGAAAGCGTCATGAAGAACAGCACCGAGCCGGGCTTCAAGCCGATTGCCGGCGTGCGCCTGGCGGGTCTGCTGCTCGACCAGAAGAAGTACGACGAAGCGACCAAGGCCATCGACTCCGGCAATATCGGCCCCGTCTCGGGCGAGATGGCGGCCAGCGTGGCCGATCGCCGCGGCGACATCCTGGCGGCCCAGGGCAAGGCGTCCGACGCCAAGGCGGCCTGGGAAGAGGCGCTGAAACTGCTGCCCCGGCACAACCAGCTGCGCTCGCTGGTGCAGTACAAGCTCGACGCGGTGACTGACTGATGCGGGGCGCACGCACTTCGTTCCCGTTTCCTTCGTTCCTGTCCGCCCATGCGGACGGGGCTTCCCGGGCTCGCGGCGACATGTCCGCTGAAGGCGTGGCCTCGGCATCGTCCGTGTCCGCCAAGGCGCCTGGGCTGATCCAGCCATCGCGTCGTCGGCTGCTGGGCTCGCTGGCCATGGGGGCAGCACTGCTGCCGCTGTCGGCCTGCTCGATGTTCGGTGACGATGCCGCCGAGCCGCCGCCGTACCCGGTGCCCAGACTGGGTGACGAGAAGGGCATGCGCCTTCTGTGGAAGAACACCGGCGGTAGCGATGCCCTGGTGGGCTTTCAGCCTGCCATCAGCGGCAACAGCCTGTGGGTGGTCGATCAGAAAGGCCGCGTGCGGCGCCTGTCTCGCAAGGACGGTCGGGTCGAGCATGAATTCAAGGCCGGCAAGGCCATTGCCGGTCTGGCTGCCGACGACGAACTGGTCGTGCTGGTCAGCCGTGACGGTACCGTGAAGGC from Lautropia mirabilis harbors:
- the ispG gene encoding flavodoxin-dependent (E)-4-hydroxy-3-methylbut-2-enyl-diphosphate synthase; translation: MTAHAGEERPSTTHPDPMPVGPGQRRRTRQVVVRWDDNQVLIGSDGPVVVQSMTNTDTAEAIATAIQTRALAKAGSELVRITVNTPAAAAEVPAIREQLDRMGCKVPLVGDFHYNGHKLLHDFPECAEALSKYRINPGNVGSSAKRDDNYRAMVEAACRHGKPVRIGVNWGSLDQSVLARLMDANSARAQPWDAQAVMREALVTSAIESAQEAERIGLPGDAIVLSAKVSNVQDVVAVYTELARRCDYPLHVGLTEAGMGSKGIVASSAALSLLLQQGIGDTIRISLTPEPGGDRSKEVVVAQEILQSLGLRSFAPMVVACPGCGRTSSTFFQELADRIQRYLREQMPVWSTQYPGVENMNVAVMGCIVNGPGESKHADIGISLPGADESPVAPVYIDGERTVTLKGDHIAEEFQAIVENYVERRYGAKA
- a CDS encoding YfgM family protein, producing MAYNLQDQEQIDELKAFWANNGNRLMWLAVIALAVFAGWRAWNWYHDSQAQDAAREYAGLLSAADSGKIEQVRERYDAIQKGYGSSVYAGMAGLRAAEAFAKANQPDAAVAALESVMKNSTEPGFKPIAGVRLAGLLLDQKKYDEATKAIDSGNIGPVSGEMAASVADRRGDILAAQGKASDAKAAWEEALKLLPRHNQLRSLVQYKLDAVTD
- the hisS gene encoding histidine--tRNA ligase, coding for MNDLLPQTSARWQRFEEIVASWARSYGYSQIRTPIVEPTPLFARGLGTVTDIVEKEMYSFRDALNGEELTLRPEGTAGVVRAVIEHNLLYDGPRRLWYLGPMFRHERPQRGRYRQFHQVGVEALGYGGPEVDAEVIAMGQRLWDDLGIEGLQLQINSIGDAPERARHRQDLIDHFEKHAELLDEEAKRRLHANPLRILDSKNPAMQEIIEQAPRLIDYLEGPSREHFEQLRGYLARLGIEATLNPRLVRGMDYYNRTVFEWVTDRLGAQATVCGGGRYDALIEMLGGKPAPACGFAIGVERLLDLVEQAGGLGEGDAPDVYLISSGDGTMAAALHTAEALRARGIEVLMHAGGGSFKSQFKRAGASGAHLALVIGEDELKAGEATLKWLREGEAGQGGRQVRIRLDDAPEAVGRALLGQTDED